A segment of the bacterium BMS3Abin08 genome:
AGGGTTTTGAATACTTGGTCCCGAGTTTAAATATGTTTCCTATCTCAATTACCCTCTCAACACGCAGCGGTGCGCTGCAGTTCGTACATCTGTCGCCGGTCCGGACAATATGAAGGTCATGCCATTGTGCCTCAAAATGGATTCCGGGTCTCAATCCCTTGGCATGATAGTCTTTTTTATTTGCACCGCTTATGTAGACCCCCTCTTTCAGGGCTTCATCAGCTATGATCCTCACCCCGTGGTTCATCGGACCTATAAATCCCGGTTCAACACCAAGTATGTCGATAACCTCCTCCCTGAGGGCCTGCCGAAAAGGACCGGTAATCATCTGTAGTTTGTTTTCCTGAAGCTCCTGGTCGCCCCTGATCAGGACAAGCACAGGGCCATCACCAGAGATATAGAGGAGGCTCTTGATAAAACTGGATGGATTTACTCCAAGAAACTCAGAGACCTCCCGTACGGTTTTTCTGTCAGGTGTATGAATCTCTTTGTATTCCCAGTCGTCAGAACCGATATCGGGTGAGAGGCTCTTTGCAAGCTCCACGTTTGCCATGTAGCCGCAGGAATCACAGATTGCCACATCGTCTTCGCCTGCAGGAGAGGGTGCCATGAACTCATGCGCAGTGGCGCCGCCCATCATTCCGGGATCTGACTCCACCTGATAAAATTCAAGTCCGCAACGGCTGAAAATCCTGTGGTATGCCTCTTCATGCAGCCTGTAGCTGTAGTCAAGGGCCTCTTCGTCCCTGTCAAAGCTGTATGAGTCTTTCATGATGAATTCACGGGTCCTCAAAATACCGCTTTTGGGCCTTGCTTCGTCACGCAGTTTTGTCTGTATCTGAAACCAGATCTGCGGCAGGTTCCTGTATGAGCGGATCTCCCGGGCCGCTAACCAGGTCATTATCTCCTCATGTGTCATCCCAAGACACATATCCCTGCCGGTCCTGTCTTTAAGCCTGAACATCTCTTCCCCTATTGTCTCCCACCTGCCTGTTTGTTGCCATACCTCTGCCGGATGAAGAACAGGCATAAGCATCTCCTGTGCGCCTATTGCCTCCATCTCTTCTCTTATGATCCTGTTAATCCGATCCATTACCCTCCGGAAGAGGGGGAGATAGATGTAAAGTCCTGATGCAAGACGGCGTATATACCCTGCCCGTAACAGCAGTTTATGGCTTGCAGCTTCTGCCTCTGCAGGTGTTTCCCTGAGTGTCGGAATGAGTGTTTTAGAGAATCGCATATCACCTCCGGAATTATAGGTTTTACAGGCTATTTGACGATGGAACGCTGTCAGGCCATTTCGTTGGAAATAAGAAGGTACTTGTCTTTCTTCCTGAAGTAGACGACTGCCCTGCCGTCTTCGTTTTCATAGACGGTCACTTCATTGAATTCCTTGACCTGCTTTAACCTCATCCTCTCTGTCCTTACGAGTTGCCCACCTTCGTAAATTTCAACATCTCTTTGCATATCTCCTCCCCGGCTTATATGGAATTTTCAAGAGCCCTCTCTTTAAGAGCCTGTTGTAAAAAACTCATGGCGGCCAGCATGTATATTATAAAAAATGAAGATGCTTTTCGTATACATATTTCTTTTCATTATGTTTCAAACTCCCTCGATGATCATGGGCATCTGCTGTCTCACAGGTAAACAGGAGCAGGGATTTAAGGCGGGGGAAAGGGAGGTTTATGTGAGGGGTTAGGGGATGAATCCACGGAAATGGTCCAGGTCCTCCACCCTGTCGATATCCCTCAGCAGGTCAGTGTACCCTATCGAAAGTCCCAAAGACGCGGTGCGTCTAACGCTCTCTTTCAGGGTCGTATCTGTTGACCATTGTATCTGTTCAAAGATCTCCCTTGCAGGACGGTTCATCCCTACAAGGTAGTACCCGCCGTCATGGGCGGGTCCAAAGACAACGTCGTGGTCCTGCAGTAAATCAAACCCCTTCAGTACAATATCTGCAGACAGCTCCGGTATATCAACTCCAACGAGGGCCACCCTTTGGTATCCCATCATGAAGAGACGCTCAATTGCAGAGAACATCCTTATCCCGATCCCACCACGGACCTGGGGAAAGATCCCGGGACCGAATCTCCTGAAGTAAGGGGCCGCATTTTTCGGTGAGTAACATATAAACGAGTCGATTGAGCTGAGGTCTTTCAGTTTTGAGATGGTCTTTTCGAGGAGGTATGTGTACAACCTGAGTCTCTCATCATCCTGGAGGTGTTTCTTAAGGCGTGTTTTTACGTTACCTTTCTCAGGAGCCTTGGCAAGGATTATAAGGCCGTTTTCGTTCTGCATCCGTATTCCTGCCGGGTGTTTGTCCCTTTTCGTTGCCGAAAACGGTTCAAGGATTCAGGGCGGTATGCAATATTAACATTACCGCACATCTCTCCTGTAGTACTTTATGAGCCTCTCCGGTGAAACATGAAAAACCGTATAAGCCAACGCGAGTGCCCAGTCCCTGACAGACGTATAAAAAAGACCTTCTTTTTGCCAGCGTCTTGGCGATGCCTTGATCCGTTGCCTGATCAATGCCAGGCCTCCCTTTTTATTCAGTCTGCGCGCTATCTCTATGTCCTCC
Coding sequences within it:
- the proS gene encoding proline--tRNA ligase, coding for MRFSKTLIPTLRETPAEAEAASHKLLLRAGYIRRLASGLYIYLPLFRRVMDRINRIIREEMEAIGAQEMLMPVLHPAEVWQQTGRWETIGEEMFRLKDRTGRDMCLGMTHEEIMTWLAAREIRSYRNLPQIWFQIQTKLRDEARPKSGILRTREFIMKDSYSFDRDEEALDYSYRLHEEAYHRIFSRCGLEFYQVESDPGMMGGATAHEFMAPSPAGEDDVAICDSCGYMANVELAKSLSPDIGSDDWEYKEIHTPDRKTVREVSEFLGVNPSSFIKSLLYISGDGPVLVLIRGDQELQENKLQMITGPFRQALREEVIDILGVEPGFIGPMNHGVRIIADEALKEGVYISGANKKDYHAKGLRPGIHFEAQWHDLHIVRTGDRCTNCSAPLRVERVIEIGNIFKLGTKYSKPLKACYLDENGKELPIVMGSYGIGPARVAAAAVEQNYDDDGIIWPRSISPLDVIVLPLNMNDPKTGEISEQLYTDLRKHGLKVLLDDRPERAGVKFKDSDLIGLPTQVIIGERGLREGVIEIKDRRTKEKSLVRVEEALQKIIKTVKT
- the cofC gene encoding 2-phospho-L-lactate guanylyltransferase, whose product is MQNENGLIILAKAPEKGNVKTRLKKHLQDDERLRLYTYLLEKTISKLKDLSSIDSFICYSPKNAAPYFRRFGPGIFPQVRGGIGIRMFSAIERLFMMGYQRVALVGVDIPELSADIVLKGFDLLQDHDVVFGPAHDGGYYLVGMNRPAREIFEQIQWSTDTTLKESVRRTASLGLSIGYTDLLRDIDRVEDLDHFRGFIP